A single window of Anaerocolumna chitinilytica DNA harbors:
- a CDS encoding DivIVA domain-containing protein, whose product MITPIEMQSKTFKTGIGYDKKDVDNFLSELQKSYETMYKENMELNDKINTLNEGINYYKSIEKTLQKALIIAEQAAEDTKNAAKKQAKAIEDEANGKASLIISESYKEVIRLKQQTLKLVQQYETCRTQFKHFAAAQAEILDSEAFALHIEDMDSLKDIPKMESLYPAPSEKEKATSEHKDVSEDEAAFEFYNLTEE is encoded by the coding sequence ATGATTACACCAATTGAAATGCAAAGTAAAACATTTAAAACCGGAATTGGGTATGATAAAAAGGATGTAGATAACTTTCTTTCAGAACTGCAGAAAAGCTATGAAACCATGTATAAAGAGAATATGGAATTAAATGATAAAATAAATACTTTAAATGAAGGAATTAATTATTATAAATCAATTGAAAAAACCCTTCAGAAAGCACTCATAATAGCGGAACAGGCAGCTGAAGATACCAAGAATGCCGCTAAAAAACAAGCGAAAGCTATTGAAGACGAGGCAAATGGTAAGGCATCACTAATTATATCTGAAAGCTATAAAGAAGTTATACGTCTTAAACAGCAAACCTTAAAACTTGTTCAGCAGTACGAAACCTGCAGGACCCAATTCAAGCATTTTGCGGCAGCACAGGCAGAGATATTGGATAGTGAGGCTTTTGCGTTACATATAGAGGACATGGATTCTTTGAAAGATATTCCTAAGATGGAGTCACTTTACCCTGCACCTTCAGAAAAGGAGAAAGCTACCTCAGAACATAAGGATGTATCAGAAGATGAGGCTGCGTTTGAATTCTACAATCTGACAGAGGAATAA
- a CDS encoding AAA family ATPase, which produces MKRKIIAYLESWRSSLQKKPFLLTGAKSTGKTYLALAFAHNFYESYVYWNFENYPVNTESLLQAGKDDLAAFFSCIQTGSRVMDPSGGNEVYQKNIVILDEIFLCSKVKSIISKIMELYPDSDIMTVSSIIPDVSEDCMDYREEDFKIGKLYPMDFEEFLMATGNEWYIEVIKEEFRSSKSIPEIVHSELLELLEEYLTVGGLPQAVNEYITSGCKDNITEIHRNILYSYLFEIGTRRNDGCALKVKQILYSLPEQLSKKNKKFQYNLIRQGATEGLFLEGHTYIKNTWFGIYNNKLTDDEIENRQTAHQKNVATKIYLFDVGLYHSLSNLTGIEKDKEFREGLLETYVAEALAASGIEFGYWETASGSCSLFLLNKIPEELLLYSSNLEEGYSPDDNHPNGFYLLEVREKSGNRSKVLNSFREKHPYSQPAIRLTADKTDDGKKPDNIQVLSLYSIFCLSEMA; this is translated from the coding sequence TTGAAACGAAAAATAATTGCGTATCTGGAAAGTTGGAGAAGTTCACTACAAAAGAAACCATTTTTATTAACTGGTGCAAAGAGTACCGGGAAAACATATCTTGCCCTTGCTTTTGCACATAACTTTTATGAATCTTATGTATATTGGAATTTTGAAAATTATCCTGTAAATACGGAAAGTCTATTACAGGCAGGCAAAGATGATTTGGCTGCCTTTTTTTCGTGTATTCAAACGGGGAGTAGGGTTATGGACCCTTCTGGCGGTAATGAAGTGTATCAAAAGAATATCGTTATCTTAGACGAGATATTTCTCTGTTCAAAGGTAAAATCCATAATCAGCAAAATAATGGAGCTGTATCCGGATTCCGATATAATGACTGTTTCCAGTATAATTCCTGATGTAAGTGAGGATTGCATGGATTACCGGGAAGAGGATTTTAAGATAGGAAAACTCTATCCGATGGATTTTGAAGAGTTCCTTATGGCAACCGGAAACGAATGGTACATAGAAGTTATTAAGGAAGAATTCAGAAGCAGCAAAAGTATACCGGAGATTGTTCATTCAGAACTGTTAGAACTGTTGGAGGAATATCTTACCGTTGGCGGCCTCCCTCAGGCTGTAAATGAGTATATCACTAGCGGATGCAAAGACAACATCACAGAAATACACAGGAATATATTATACTCCTATCTATTTGAGATTGGAACAAGAAGGAATGATGGATGTGCTTTAAAGGTAAAACAAATACTCTACTCACTGCCCGAACAGCTATCTAAAAAGAATAAAAAATTTCAATATAACCTGATTCGGCAAGGAGCTACTGAAGGATTATTTTTGGAAGGACATACTTACATAAAGAATACTTGGTTTGGAATCTATAATAATAAATTAACGGATGATGAAATTGAAAACAGACAGACAGCACATCAAAAAAATGTAGCTACAAAAATCTATCTTTTCGATGTTGGTCTATATCATTCCCTTAGTAACTTAACTGGCATCGAAAAAGATAAGGAGTTCCGTGAAGGGTTACTTGAAACTTATGTAGCAGAGGCGCTGGCTGCTTCTGGAATTGAATTTGGCTATTGGGAAACAGCCTCGGGATCCTGCTCGCTGTTTTTATTAAATAAAATACCAGAAGAATTACTATTGTATTCTTCCAATCTTGAGGAAGGGTACTCACCTGATGACAATCATCCGAATGGATTTTATCTCTTAGAAGTCCGTGAAAAGTCCGGAAACCGCTCAAAAGTACTGAATTCCTTTCGCGAAAAACATCCTTATAGCCAGCCTGCAATTAGGCTTACTGCGGATAAAACGGATGATGGTAAAAAGCCAGATAATATCCAGGTTCTATCTCTTTACAGCATTTTTTGCCTAAGCGAAATGGCTTAA
- the lspA gene encoding signal peptidase II, with product MRKLRHFLLLILLIALDQFAKHLAVTNVKENPFIIIPKVFQFTYHENNGAVWGILSGKIVFLVILTFILLGLMVFLYLKVPQEKRYNAIRIILVFICAGAVGNLIDRMFNKYVVDFIYFELIDFPVFNLADCYITMSSVLLIILGLFYYKDEDFEFLSPKSKKTISADVSTMSDDKEDDTQN from the coding sequence ATGCGAAAATTAAGACATTTCCTTTTATTAATTTTATTAATTGCGTTGGATCAGTTCGCAAAGCATTTAGCGGTGACCAATGTGAAAGAAAATCCTTTTATCATTATTCCAAAGGTTTTTCAGTTTACGTACCATGAAAATAACGGAGCAGTGTGGGGGATTTTAAGCGGTAAAATAGTCTTTTTGGTAATTCTGACCTTTATCCTGTTAGGTTTAATGGTATTTTTATATTTAAAGGTCCCACAGGAAAAAAGGTATAATGCTATTCGAATTATATTGGTATTCATTTGTGCCGGAGCAGTAGGAAACTTGATTGACAGAATGTTTAACAAATACGTGGTGGATTTTATCTACTTTGAGCTGATAGATTTTCCTGTATTTAACCTGGCGGATTGCTATATTACCATGTCATCTGTATTGTTAATCATATTAGGCCTTTTCTATTACAAAGATGAGGATTTTGAGTTCTTATCTCCTAAGTCAAAGAAAACCATATCCGCTGATGTAAGTACGATGTCGGATGATAAAGAGGATGATACACAAAATTGA
- a CDS encoding RluA family pseudouridine synthase produces MNDEILDFFVEEEDKGLRIDRYLADNQEDLTRSYLQKLIGEERVLVNEKSVKANYKVNTGDTIKLMLPPPVDLELKPEDIPLDIIYEDKDIIVVNKGKGMVVHPAAGHYTNTLVNALLFHCKEELSGINGVMRPGIVHRIDMNTTGVLVVCKNDKAHQAIAEQLKVHSITRKYNAIVYQTFKEGHGTVEGPIGRHPVDRKKMAINHKNGKHAVTHYQLLENLGSRYAHIECTLETGRTHQIRVHMASIGHPLLGDELYSNNKSNFGLEGQALHARVLGFIHPSTGEYVEFEAPLPAYYEELLKKLRR; encoded by the coding sequence ATAAATGATGAAATTCTGGATTTCTTTGTAGAGGAAGAAGATAAGGGGCTGCGCATTGACCGTTATCTTGCGGATAATCAGGAAGACCTTACACGTTCCTATCTGCAAAAGCTCATAGGCGAAGAGCGGGTATTGGTAAATGAAAAGTCTGTTAAGGCCAATTACAAGGTGAATACCGGAGATACTATAAAATTGATGCTGCCTCCGCCTGTTGATCTTGAGCTTAAGCCGGAGGATATCCCCCTTGATATTATTTACGAAGATAAGGATATTATTGTGGTGAACAAGGGAAAAGGGATGGTAGTGCATCCTGCTGCAGGGCATTACACCAATACCCTTGTAAATGCATTGTTATTTCACTGCAAAGAAGAGCTCTCAGGAATTAATGGGGTTATGAGACCTGGGATTGTACACCGTATTGACATGAACACAACAGGGGTCCTTGTGGTTTGCAAGAACGATAAGGCTCACCAGGCAATTGCAGAGCAGCTGAAGGTTCATTCAATTACACGTAAATACAACGCTATCGTCTATCAGACCTTTAAAGAAGGCCATGGCACCGTAGAAGGCCCTATCGGCAGGCATCCGGTAGATAGAAAAAAGATGGCGATAAATCATAAAAATGGCAAGCATGCGGTGACACATTATCAGTTATTGGAGAATTTAGGCAGCCGCTATGCCCATATTGAATGTACATTAGAAACAGGCAGAACACACCAGATAAGGGTTCATATGGCCAGTATCGGACATCCGTTATTGGGAGATGAACTATATAGCAATAATAAGAGTAATTTCGGACTGGAAGGTCAGGCGCTTCATGCCAGAGTGCTAGGTTTTATTCATCCTTCAACCGGTGAATATGTTGAATTTGAAGCACCGCTTCCTGCTTATTATGAAGAACTTCTAAAGAAATTAAGAAGATGA
- the aroB gene encoding 3-dehydroquinate synthase, producing MNNSERITIKEDNKPIYDIVLARDYNLLQEELKALSLTGRKVCIVTDSNVSKLHLSNLLEIVKDYARVVETFTFEAGEKSKNLSVVSQLYEKLIQSKFDRNDMLFALGGGVVGDLTGFAAATYLRGIPFIQIPTTLLACVDSSIGGKTGVDFKAYKNMVGAFHQPKLVYINLSHLNTLEERQLVNGMGEVIKHGLIKDLNYYHTLKAGYESLLNKEPSVIMDVVAHSCVIKKEVVEADPTEKGIRALLNFGHTIGHAVERCLDFNLLHGECVAIGMVAASYLSFMRGNLNLQEVEEIKETISSYHLPIALEDKEIPAEDILEAVYHDKKVDGDSIKFILLKNKGEAVIDSTVTREEIKRAIEYILPHDKG from the coding sequence ATGAATAATTCCGAACGCATTACCATAAAAGAGGATAATAAACCAATATATGATATTGTATTAGCAAGAGATTATAATTTATTGCAGGAAGAATTAAAAGCATTGAGTCTTACAGGAAGGAAAGTATGTATTGTTACTGATTCTAACGTCAGCAAATTGCACTTAAGTAATCTGTTAGAGATTGTAAAGGATTATGCCAGGGTGGTTGAGACCTTTACGTTTGAGGCTGGAGAGAAAAGTAAAAATTTATCTGTTGTCAGCCAACTTTATGAGAAACTAATTCAATCAAAATTTGACCGGAATGATATGCTCTTTGCACTAGGTGGAGGAGTGGTTGGTGATCTTACAGGATTTGCAGCTGCAACATACCTTCGGGGGATTCCATTTATACAGATACCTACTACACTGCTGGCATGCGTAGACAGCAGTATCGGTGGAAAGACCGGTGTTGACTTCAAGGCTTATAAGAACATGGTCGGAGCCTTCCATCAGCCCAAGCTGGTATATATAAACCTTTCTCATTTAAATACATTAGAGGAACGTCAGCTGGTAAACGGTATGGGGGAAGTAATCAAACATGGTCTGATTAAAGATTTGAATTATTATCATACACTAAAAGCTGGTTACGAAAGTCTTCTTAATAAAGAACCCTCTGTTATAATGGATGTGGTAGCACACTCCTGCGTGATAAAAAAGGAGGTCGTAGAGGCTGACCCTACCGAAAAAGGGATACGTGCTCTTTTGAACTTTGGACATACAATCGGGCACGCGGTTGAAAGGTGCTTAGATTTTAATCTGCTTCATGGCGAATGTGTGGCTATTGGAATGGTGGCAGCATCCTATCTGTCTTTTATGCGGGGTAACCTTAACCTGCAGGAAGTAGAGGAAATAAAGGAGACCATCTCTTCTTATCATCTTCCTATAGCACTGGAAGATAAGGAAATACCGGCTGAGGATATATTAGAAGCTGTTTATCATGATAAGAAGGTCGATGGTGATTCGATTAAGTTTATTCTTTTGAAAAATAAAGGGGAAGCGGTAATAGATTCAACGGTTACAAGAGAAGAGATAAAAAGGGCAATTGAATATATTCTGCCTCATGATAAAGGTTAA